Within the Chthoniobacterales bacterium genome, the region ACTCCCGCACCGGAGTGTTTCCACCCTTGAGCAGCGGCAAGAGACTCACGCTGTCCTCTCCGGCATTGTCGGGCAGCGTCGTGCCGAGCACGTCGGCAATGGTGCGCAGCAAATCGGTCTGCTGCACGAGCTGATCGCAGACGCTGCCCGGCTTCACCACGCCGGGCCAGCGGACCACGAAGGGCATCCGGTGGCCGCCTTCCCAGGCGTCGAATTTGGCCCCGCGCAGCGGCCCGCTCGGGTAATGGCCCTTCTCCTCGAGTTCCTGCTTGCCGGCATAAGGCGCGAATCCGTTGTCGGAGGTGAACACGACAATGGTGTTGTCGGCCACGCCGCTTTTCTTCAGCGCATCCAAGATCCGGCCGACCACCTCGTCGGTTTCCATGACGAAGTCGGCGTAGGTATTCAACCCGCTCTTCCCGGTCCACGCCTCGTTCGGTGCCAGCGGGGTGTGCGGCGAAGTGAGGGGCAGATAAAGGAGGAAAGGTTTTTTCTCGCGGGCGGCCTCATCGATGAAGGCGACGGCGCGATCGGCGAGCGCGGGGAGGACAGGCTCGAATGTCCAGTCGGGCAGTGCCGGCCCTTGATTGCTGGCCTGATTTTTCACCATGAGGCGGCCGGAAAGAAACTCCGAGGGAATGCCGACGGTCCGGTCATTTTCGATGAAGCAGAAAGGCGGCCAGTTCGGCACGTCGGTGCCGAAGTAGAGATCGAAGCCGCGCGTGACCGGTCCACCGCCGATCGGTTGGGAAAAAACCTCGCGCCAGACATCGCGGTGGGCATCGGTGGCGACCGCTTCGCCCTTGGGCTTTTCTTTGAAGAGCGCCGCGCGGTCGGCCGGAATGGGCCAGTCCCAGCCGAGATGCCATTTGCCGATGCAGGCGGTGCGGTAGCCGTGTTGTTGGGCCAGGGTTCCGATGGTCATGCGGTCGGGTGCGATGAGCGGCGGACCCCACA harbors:
- a CDS encoding arylsulfatase — protein: MKHLRLLLFLSVSLVASPSFAAATPNILIIYADDLGYGDVQAYNPERGKIPTPNIDRLAAEGMRFTDAHSSSAVCTPSRYALLTGRYHWRTTLQAGIVPLWGPPLIAPDRMTIGTLAQQHGYRTACIGKWHLGWDWPIPADRAALFKEKPKGEAVATDAHRDVWREVFSQPIGGGPVTRGFDLYFGTDVPNWPPFCFIENDRTVGIPSEFLSGRLMVKNQASNQGPALPDWTFEPVLPALADRAVAFIDEAAREKKPFLLYLPLTSPHTPLAPNEAWTGKSGLNTYADFVMETDEVVGRILDALKKSGVADNTIVVFTSDNGFAPYAGKQELEEKGHYPSGPLRGAKFDAWEGGHRMPFVVRWPGVVKPGSVCDQLVQQTDLLRTIADVLGTTLPDNAGEDSVSLLPLLKGGNTPVREFAVSTSGPGVPALRHGSWKYIAAPGSGDRRDADNRRVPGEARHPVQLYDLANDLGETKNLATEQPAKLAEMRALLEQLIVQGRSTPGARQKNDTKVERYPKPRAKPPQQGKPAARQEAPAEGDS